The Sphingosinicellaceae bacterium genome includes the window CCACCGCAGCGACCGCCAACCCCGGGGCCGCCGCGATTTCGGGTAGCGTTGCTATCGTCGCGGCCCGCGACCCGTCGAAGCTGCGCCGCGCCTACCCGGCCTCGCCGTTCGCGCAGTGCATGCTGCGCTTTGGCCACATGCCGCCGCATCCGGGCTCCTATACAAGGGCGGCAGCGTTCGACCGGATCGGCGGATTCGACCCGACGATCCGCACCGGCGCCGACTTCGAGTGGATGCTGCGCTTCTTCATCCGCGAGCGACTCGCCGCCGTGCCGATCCCCGAGACCCTGGTGACCTTGCGGGACGGCGGCATCACCAACGACGGTTTCGGCAGCCGTCGCCGCATCAACGCCGAGGCGCTGGCCTCGCTGCGCCGCGCCGGGATCGCCAGCAGTGCGCCGCTGATCTGGTCGAAGTACCTCGCCAAGGCGGCACAGCTGGTCGTTCGGCCCCGCGGCTGGCCAGCCCCGCTCCCGGTGCGCTGGACGCCCTAGGCCGCCAACACCGTCTGCCCGAGCGGCGGGAAATTGACGACGACGTGATCGAGCGCGACCGCAATGCCCCTGGTGCCGAGCCGGATCAGCCGGCCCGCGACCGGCGCGTCGCCCGAGCCGTCGGTCCGGACCTTGACTGACTGTCCCACGGTGAAGCCGCTCGCCGGTTCGACGCCCTCGCTGCGGTCGGGCGCGGCGGCGTGGGCGACAACGATGGCGTCGGCACCACTAATTTCGACCGGATGGCCGTGGCCGATCGCCGTCACCCGCTCATACCACGCCGCGAGGTGCGGCAGCGCGGCGATCGCCCGCGCGGTCCCGGACCCGGCGGCGCGCTCGCGGACGAACCACAGGTTGCTGTAGAAATTGAGGTCGGCATGGCCTGGGGCCTCACCGCCGACGAAGGCGCGGCCATCGGCGAGCGCAGTATCGAGCCACGTCGCGCCGACCAGCGCCTGCGCCGCGAGATGCGGCGTCGCCTTCGCCAGCTGCGCCATGTCGAGCCCGAATCGCGCCCGGCGGTCGTCGATGAACGCCTGTGGCAGCGCGCCCGGCGGCAGCAGGCCCATCGCGGCGCCGACGTGCGCCAGGAACTGCGGCCCGCCCGCCCAGCCCGCCAGCATCCGATGCAGGCTGCCGAGCGGTGCGGGGTACAGGCTCGGCGCGGGCTGGAACGCCTCGAGCGCGTCGAGGATCGCGGCGGTGTCGCAGTAGACGTCGGCCCCGATCTGCAGCACCGGGGTCCGCGCATAACCGCCGGTCAACACCACCAGATCGGGCTTGGGCAGGATCGCCGGGATCGTGACCGAGCGGTATTCGAGGCCCTTCAGCCCGAGCGCGAGCCGGACCAGCTCGGCGTAGGGCGAGGTCGGATAATGGTGCAGGACGACGGTGTTGGCGGCGGTCGCGGTAGTCATGGATATTCCCCAGCTTCGACTTTCGGACCGCTTCAGCTGCGGTAATCCGCGTTGATCGAGATGTAGCCGTGGGTCAGGTCGCAGGTCCACACCGTCGCGCGACCGTCGCCCAGCCCGAGATCGACCCCGATCTCGATGTCCGGCCCCGTAAGGTGCGCCGCGACCGGGGCCTCGTCGTAGCCCGGCACGACCGCACCGTTGGCGGCTACAGTGGTCGCGCCGAAGCGGATGCCGAGCCGGTCGCGCTCGGCGCGCTCGCCAGCCTTGCCGACCGCCATCACGACGCGCCCCCAGTTGGCGTCGCCGCCGGCGATCGCGGTCTTGACCAGAGGCGAGTTGGCGATGCTGAGCGCCACGACCTTGGCGGCGCGGTCGTCCTCGGCGCCCTCGACCGAGACCGCGATGAACTTCGACGCGCCCTCGCCGTCGCGGACCACGAGTTGCGCCAACTGGCGGCAGACGTCGGTAAGCGCTGCGGCGAACGCGTCCGCTCCGGGCGATGCGGCCTCGACCAGCGGCGCGTTGCCCGCCGCCGCGGTCGCGAAGGCGAGCACCGAGTCCGATGTCGAGGTGTCGCTGTCGACGGTGATGCAGTTGAAGGTCGCGTCGGTCGCGGCGCCGAGCATCGCCTGCAGCAAGGGGGCACAGACCGCGGCATCGGTGAACACGAACCCGAGCATGGTCGCCATATCCGGCGCGATCATCCCCGAACCCTTGACGATACCCGCGACAGTAATCCGGACCCCACCGACCACGGCGTAGGCGACCGCGCCCTTCTCGAAGGTGTCGGTGGTGCCGATCGCGGCGCAGGCATCGACGAGACTCGCGTGCCCGAGCGCGGCGTGGGCGGCAGGCACGACTCCAACTGCCTTGTCGACCGGCAGCGGGACACCGATCACGCCCGTCGAGGCGGCGAAGACCTCGTGCGCCGCGCAGCCGACCGCGCGCGCCACCGCCTCGACCTGCGCGCGGCTCGCATCGCGGCCTGCGGCTCCGGTAAAGGCGTTCGAGTTGCCCGCGTTGACGACCAGTGCGCGCGCGACACCGCCCGCGAGCATGCCCCGGCACCACTCGACCTCGGGTGACGGGCAGCGCGAGCGCGTCAGCACTCCCGCGACGCTGGTCCCGGGCGCGAACTCGACGAGCGTCGTGTCGGCGCGCGTCCACGGCTTGTAGCCGGCAGTCGCGGTGCCGATGCGGACCCCGGCGACCGCGGCGATTTCGGGGAACGGGCGGGCGAGGGGCGAGCGGCTCATCGGCTTCCAATGCCGCGCGCGCGCGGCCGAGTCGAGCACGGACCCCGTAGCGATCGGCGGGCGTTTGCATGGCCGACTAGGGGTTGCCATGGCTTCGACGACGGCGAGAACAGGATCGACGAGCGGTCGCGACGCGGCGACGCCGCTGGAGATGCCGGCGCGCGGCTGGTGGCAGATCCTGAAGCGCACCTACGTCGAGGCGGGTAAGGACAATCTCGACCTGATCGCCGCCGGAGTCGCGTTCTACGGCTTCCTGGCGATGGTGCCGCTGCTCGGCGCGATGGTGCTGACCTACGGGTTGGTCGTCGACCCGGCCGATCTGGCCAAGCACATGCACGCGCTGACCGGGCTGGTCCCGGGCGATGCGGCCAAGCTGATCGACGAGCAACTGGTGTCGGTCGCCAAGACCGCAGCGGGCAAGAAGGGCCTCGGCCTGGCCCTGGCGCTGGCGCTGGCGCTGTACGGCGCGATGAAGGGCGCGGGCGCGGTGGTGACCGCGCTCAACGTCGCCTACGAACAGCGCGAGACGCGGGGTTTCATCAGGACGACCATGGTCAATGCGGCAGTGACGCTGGCAGCGGTCCTGATGGCGGTAGCGTTGCTGCTGGCGACCTCGGTTACCGGTTTCCTCGAAGATCTGGCGCGCGGGCTTGGCGACGGTGCGGCGCTGGCGATCAAGCTGGCGGTGTGGGCGGCGACCGCGTGCCTGGCGAGCGCGGCGGTCGCGGCGCTGTACCGCTACGCCCCGGCGCGGACGCATGCCCAGTGGCACTGGCTGACCCCGGGGTCGGTACTGGCAACCCTCGGCCTCGTGCTGACGGCACTCGGCTTCGGCTTCTACGCCGCCAACTTCGGCAATTACAACGCGACCTACGGCTCGCTCGGTGCGGTTGTCGTGCTGCTGCTGTGGCTGTACCTGTCGGCGTACGTGCTGCTGCTCGGCGCCGAGTTCAACGCCGAGCTCGAGCACCAGACCGAGCGCGATACGACCGCGGGTGACGAGAAGCCGATGGGGCAGCGCGGAGCGAAGATGGCCGACGAGGTCGCGGCGGAGGGTTGAGCGGGGATGGGACTGGCTGCGCTTGGCGTGCCAGCTCCCGCCCAGAAATCGCCATGGAGCAACGATTGACAGCGTCCCGAAACTGACCTTTCGTGACGTCCGCGGGTGGCCTATCCAGGGAGGATGGTCGCGCAGTCTGAATTATGGAAGCGATTGGCTGAGCACCTCGGCATCGTCGCAGTCGCACCGGTTGAACTTGAGATAAAAGGCCAACGTTTATCGTTCGCCGCTCTGCTTCCACAGTTTGGTGGACGCGCGGGTCTTGTCGCCGACCCTTCATGGGAGGTCATTGAGCCTCACGTAGAGTGGCTCGTTGGTGCGGGCCTTGCCTATTCAGCGGTGACACTGGATGACACCGTCGACGACGAATCGGCTCGCGATATGTTGCGAGACTGGGCGTGGACCGGGGACGGGGCAGCACCAGACTGGTTCTAAGCGGGTGCCTCCCCAAACACCGTCTGCGAACAATGCCGATCATCCGAAAGCTGCCGGACCGCTTCCCACCCCATTCCGGACAGCCCGAGCCTGAGCGCACGCCCGCCCGCGCGCCGGTTGACGAACGCCGGCCACCATTCGACACCGCGCAATGGCCAAGCTGTATTTCTACTACGCCTCGATGAACGCCGGGAAGTCGACGGCGCTGCTCCAGGCCGACTTCAACTACCGCGAGCGCGGCATGAGCACGCTGCTGTTCACCGCCGCCATCGACCGCCGAGCAGGGTTCGGGATGATCGCCTCGCGGATCGGG containing:
- the argJ gene encoding bifunctional glutamate N-acetyltransferase/amino-acid acetyltransferase ArgJ yields the protein MSRSPLARPFPEIAAVAGVRIGTATAGYKPWTRADTTLVEFAPGTSVAGVLTRSRCPSPEVEWCRGMLAGGVARALVVNAGNSNAFTGAAGRDASRAQVEAVARAVGCAAHEVFAASTGVIGVPLPVDKAVGVVPAAHAALGHASLVDACAAIGTTDTFEKGAVAYAVVGGVRITVAGIVKGSGMIAPDMATMLGFVFTDAAVCAPLLQAMLGAATDATFNCITVDSDTSTSDSVLAFATAAAGNAPLVEAASPGADAFAAALTDVCRQLAQLVVRDGEGASKFIAVSVEGAEDDRAAKVVALSIANSPLVKTAIAGGDANWGRVVMAVGKAGERAERDRLGIRFGATTVAANGAVVPGYDEAPVAAHLTGPDIEIGVDLGLGDGRATVWTCDLTHGYISINADYRS
- a CDS encoding glutathione S-transferase family protein — translated: MTTATAANTVVLHHYPTSPYAELVRLALGLKGLEYRSVTIPAILPKPDLVVLTGGYARTPVLQIGADVYCDTAAILDALEAFQPAPSLYPAPLGSLHRMLAGWAGGPQFLAHVGAAMGLLPPGALPQAFIDDRRARFGLDMAQLAKATPHLAAQALVGATWLDTALADGRAFVGGEAPGHADLNFYSNLWFVRERAAGSGTARAIAALPHLAAWYERVTAIGHGHPVEISGADAIVVAHAAAPDRSEGVEPASGFTVGQSVKVRTDGSGDAPVAGRLIRLGTRGIAVALDHVVVNFPPLGQTVLAA
- a CDS encoding YihY/virulence factor BrkB family protein yields the protein MASTTARTGSTSGRDAATPLEMPARGWWQILKRTYVEAGKDNLDLIAAGVAFYGFLAMVPLLGAMVLTYGLVVDPADLAKHMHALTGLVPGDAAKLIDEQLVSVAKTAAGKKGLGLALALALALYGAMKGAGAVVTALNVAYEQRETRGFIRTTMVNAAVTLAAVLMAVALLLATSVTGFLEDLARGLGDGAALAIKLAVWAATACLASAAVAALYRYAPARTHAQWHWLTPGSVLATLGLVLTALGFGFYAANFGNYNATYGSLGAVVVLLLWLYLSAYVLLLGAEFNAELEHQTERDTTAGDEKPMGQRGAKMADEVAAEG